In Cyanobacteria bacterium FACHB-DQ100, one genomic interval encodes:
- a CDS encoding type II toxin-antitoxin system PemK/MazF family toxin — MTIQPGEFWVADISFTDGTASKKRPVLVLWLDGRDAIVAVVTSAQPRTQTDVMLSDWASSGLRVASTVRLSRLDCLESILLFSKLGRISEGDAALVKTVWDSQIKLQF; from the coding sequence ATGACTATCCAACCCGGTGAATTTTGGGTTGCTGACATTTCCTTCACAGATGGTACAGCTTCCAAAAAACGACCCGTTTTGGTTCTTTGGCTCGACGGCAGAGATGCGATCGTTGCAGTGGTCACTTCTGCTCAACCTAGAACTCAAACTGATGTGATGTTGAGCGATTGGGCAAGTAGTGGACTGCGTGTTGCGTCCACTGTGCGGCTGTCGCGCCTAGATTGTTTAGAAAGCATCCTGTTATTCAGCAAACTGGGAAGGATCTCAGAAGGTGATGCAGCCCTGGTTAAAACCGTGTGGGATTCACAAATTAAGCTGCAATTTTAG